The Bacillota bacterium genome includes a window with the following:
- a CDS encoding PAS domain-containing protein translates to MANAWVHSFGGAVTVCDSEGKILYMNKKSQSTFAGDGGARLIGGNVLDCHPEPARSKLATMLKTKDRNCYTIEKNGVKKLIYQAPWYMDSGEYGGLVELSLEIPSEMPHYVRQP, encoded by the coding sequence ATGGCTAATGCTTGGGTACATAGTTTTGGCGGAGCGGTAACTGTGTGCGATAGCGAAGGTAAAATTCTTTACATGAACAAGAAATCCCAATCTACGTTTGCCGGAGATGGGGGTGCGAGACTTATAGGTGGAAACGTTCTGGATTGCCATCCGGAACCGGCTCGCTCTAAATTGGCCACTATGCTCAAGACCAAGGACCGTAATTGCTATACCATCGAAAAAAACGGAGTCAAGAAACTGATTTACCAAGCTCCCTGGTATATGGACTCGGGGGAATACGGAGGCTTGGTGGAACTGTCTCTGGAAATTCCTTCGGAGATGCCTCATTATGTTCGCCAGCCGTAA
- a CDS encoding 4Fe-4S binding protein, with protein sequence MNLLHLGKTGIRVTELCFGVLPLGPLQKNLAKQAAVQLLQEAIDLGLNFFDTAESYETQPYLGEAIAGRDREQLILATKSSASTYEEMRTSVEKSLAELKTDYIDIYHLHAARVTPTVFSERAGALQCLQDMKSQGKIRAVGISTHSVPVVEAAAKRDDIDIIFPIINKLGRGIQGGTKEEMVAAIRSAAANGKGLYAMKALAGGHLVNEVPAAIEYVRTVPGVSAVAVGMVDRAELEYNIELFERGQVSPERAASVRAKLKRLIVLQFCRGCGTCVNTCPNHALSLVNNKAQVDNEKCILCGYCNPVCPEFALRLV encoded by the coding sequence ATGAATTTACTTCACCTTGGCAAAACAGGCATTAGAGTCACGGAGCTTTGTTTTGGGGTGCTACCACTGGGTCCATTACAAAAGAACCTAGCGAAGCAAGCAGCTGTGCAGCTGTTACAAGAAGCCATAGATCTGGGCCTAAACTTCTTTGATACAGCTGAAAGTTACGAGACCCAACCGTATCTCGGTGAAGCTATTGCCGGTCGTGATCGAGAACAGTTGATACTAGCCACCAAATCTTCGGCCTCAACTTACGAAGAGATGCGAACCAGTGTGGAAAAGTCCTTGGCCGAGCTTAAGACAGATTACATCGATATTTATCATCTCCATGCCGCCAGGGTCACACCCACGGTATTTTCTGAGCGAGCCGGGGCGCTGCAATGCCTTCAAGATATGAAGAGCCAAGGCAAGATAAGGGCGGTGGGAATCTCCACCCATTCAGTGCCAGTTGTGGAAGCAGCGGCTAAGAGGGATGACATAGACATTATCTTCCCGATTATTAACAAGCTCGGTCGCGGTATCCAAGGTGGAACGAAGGAAGAAATGGTAGCCGCGATCAGGTCAGCGGCTGCTAACGGTAAGGGCCTCTATGCCATGAAAGCGCTGGCAGGTGGGCACCTGGTAAATGAAGTGCCGGCTGCAATCGAATATGTGCGTACAGTTCCCGGAGTCAGCGCCGTGGCAGTGGGGATGGTGGATAGAGCTGAACTAGAGTATAACATAGAATTGTTTGAACGGGGCCAAGTGTCACCTGAACGCGCAGCTTCCGTTAGAGCAAAGCTCAAGCGGCTCATTGTGCTCCAATTTTGCCGTGGCTGCGGCACCTGCGTTAACACTTGTCCTAACCATGCGTTGAGCTTAGTCAACAACAAAGCACAGGTGGATAATGAGAAGTGTATCCTTTGCGGCTACTGCAATCCCGTCTGTCCCGAGTTTGCCCTGCGACTAGTGTAG
- a CDS encoding YifB family Mg chelatase-like AAA ATPase: protein MLAQVNAAALYGISGTPIKVEVDVTHGLPQFNLVGLPDTAVREARERVRAAIKNSGFEFPNQRITVNLAPADLPKEGPAFDLALAIGILAASEAAPLGNWAQAVFLGELSLDGSLRPIPGILPLISCLHHEGFGPFFVPTDNAAEAGWIPETEVYALDNLVQVAEVLQGIREAIPVPEKIFTPDTQLAYPDFSQVRGQEHAKRALEIAAAGSHNVYLVGPPGSGKTMLARCMPGILPSLAFDEALELSQIYSAAGLLNNNRPWITERPFRAPHHSISVAGLVGGGRLPRPGELTLAHLGVLFLDEFPEFPRSILESLRQPLEDGWLTIARAQASFTFPTRPLLIAASNPCPCGFFGDSTRQCSCTPYAIARYRSRVSGPLLDRLDLHVEVPRVPYRDLAAARATGESSASIRQRVEFARASQHQRFHGTTTRSNAEMTPAQVQRFCRLGKESQALVQTAYTNLGLSARAHSRILKVARTIADLAGHEQIQTEHIAEALQYRALDREIVT from the coding sequence ACGGACTGCCACAGTTTAATCTGGTCGGATTGCCTGATACAGCTGTGCGGGAAGCACGGGAACGAGTCCGGGCTGCAATAAAAAATAGCGGGTTCGAGTTTCCTAACCAACGCATTACCGTTAACCTAGCCCCAGCGGATTTGCCTAAAGAGGGGCCAGCTTTTGATTTAGCTCTGGCTATAGGTATTTTAGCTGCATCGGAAGCAGCGCCGCTGGGTAATTGGGCTCAGGCCGTGTTCCTAGGCGAGCTTTCCTTGGACGGTTCGCTCAGACCGATTCCCGGTATTTTGCCGCTGATCTCATGCTTACACCACGAGGGCTTCGGTCCCTTTTTTGTGCCCACGGACAATGCAGCTGAAGCCGGTTGGATACCGGAAACCGAAGTTTACGCTCTGGACAATCTGGTCCAAGTGGCGGAAGTATTGCAGGGTATACGTGAAGCTATCCCGGTACCAGAGAAAATTTTTACGCCTGACACCCAGTTAGCTTATCCCGATTTTTCCCAGGTCCGAGGACAGGAACATGCTAAACGAGCACTGGAGATCGCCGCCGCCGGTAGCCACAATGTCTACCTGGTAGGGCCCCCCGGCTCAGGTAAGACTATGCTAGCCCGGTGTATGCCAGGGATTCTTCCATCTTTAGCCTTCGACGAAGCCTTAGAACTGAGCCAAATCTATAGTGCCGCCGGGCTGCTAAATAACAATCGCCCTTGGATAACAGAAAGACCTTTTCGCGCCCCCCACCATAGTATCTCAGTGGCCGGCTTGGTTGGTGGGGGACGCCTGCCCCGACCGGGGGAGCTGACTTTAGCCCACTTAGGAGTGCTTTTTCTGGATGAGTTTCCCGAATTCCCACGCTCTATCCTAGAGTCCTTACGACAGCCCCTGGAAGACGGCTGGCTTACCATTGCCCGAGCCCAAGCCAGTTTTACGTTCCCAACCCGTCCACTTCTGATAGCAGCGAGCAATCCTTGTCCTTGCGGATTCTTTGGGGATAGCACTCGCCAATGCTCGTGCACTCCTTACGCCATCGCTCGCTATCGCTCACGCGTTTCGGGACCACTTCTCGATCGGCTGGATCTTCACGTGGAGGTGCCACGGGTGCCATATCGAGACCTGGCAGCGGCAAGGGCTACAGGCGAATCTTCTGCTAGCATCCGCCAACGGGTAGAGTTCGCCCGAGCTAGCCAGCACCAGCGCTTCCATGGTACAACAACCCGCAGTAACGCCGAGATGACCCCAGCCCAAGTTCAACGCTTTTGCCGTTTGGGAAAGGAATCGCAGGCCCTAGTTCAAACAGCCTACACAAATCTGGGGTTGTCGGCCCGTGCTCACAGCCGCATCCTTAAAGTTGCCCGCACCATCGCCGACCTGGCCGGTCATGAACAAATCCAAACAGAACACATAGCCGAGGCACTGCAGTATCGAGCATTGGATAGAGAGATTGTCACTTAG